The Theobroma cacao cultivar B97-61/B2 chromosome 1, Criollo_cocoa_genome_V2, whole genome shotgun sequence genome contains the following window.
GGGTCAGTCTTCTAATAATGAAATAGTTGAGGAAAATGATGACGTGAGAGGTAAAGTGGAGCAGAATTTATCTGATTGTAGAAATTCCAATTTACGTGTTGAATCTGAGTCTGTTCCACATGCAAACTTAGCTGGTCAAGGTCGGAAAAGCATGCGGCTATATGAGCTACTTCAGATGGAACCATGGGATGGTCAAGGGTCTTTGTCAATCTCACAAATGGATAGGCAAGGAAAGGGTTCTTGTGATTGTCAGCCAATTTCAGATACTTTAGACTGCAGCTCATCGAATTCCAAAGATGATAGTTCCAACATTCGAGGTGAAGATCCTACTACTTCAGGAGAAGATGGTGGGGTTGGGCTTGATTTTGATAATCAAAGTGCTGCAGCTGCTGCTTCTATGTCAGGGCAAAGACAGAGTACAAGAAAGTCTTTGATTGGTtcaaagataagaaaaatataccGGAAGCAGAAGTCATTACGGAAGAAGCTTTTTCCTTGGAGTTATGATTGGCACAGAGAAGAGATTTGTGTGGATGAGGGAATAGTTGAATCTTCAGGACCTATTAGGAGGTGCAAGTCTGGAGTTGTTGATCATGATGCTGTGTTGAGAGCAATGGCTCGAGCGCTTGAAAGTACAGAAGAGGCTTATATGGAAATGGTGGAAAAGGCTCTTGACATAAACCCAGAGCTTGCTTTGATGGGATCATGTGTTCTAGTGATGTTAATGAAGGATCAGGATGTATATGTTATGAACCTTGGGGATAGCTGTGCGATCTTGGCACAAGAAAGACCAAATGATCGCCACCCCAATCCAAATTTTGCAAGGGATGATTTAAGGCATAGAAATAGATCAAGAGAGTCGTTAGTGCGTATGGAGCTGGACAGAATATCAGAGGAGTCTCCTATGCATAACCAACACGGTCAAGTTagcataataaataaaaacagagaCATCTCTATATGCAGATTGAAGATGAAGGCGGTTCAGCTTTCCACTGACCACAGCACAAGTATTGAAGAGGTTTGCTACTGTATTTCTGACAAGCTCAACTttaattatacatatatataatttatttgctTTGGACTTTTGGTGATATTCATCACAACTGTGCCCTTGTAAACTGTAAAAATCTTCTTTTTGCGACAAACATGCAGGGAAAATATGTGTATGGCACATGTGATGTTTGAATCCAGAGTGATGAAAATGTAACAAActgttttatgaatttatgtATTTAGTTTGGACTTAATTGACAAAGTCAAATTTGcattataatatatgaatACTTCAACATGTTTGTTATTTTGCCACTTGTTTGAGATTTTGATCTTAACTGTATGGTTTCCATTTTAAAGAGCCACTGGCTAGGCACTATAAGTTGATGAACTGAAAAAATGGTGGGCCCTTTGCTCACATGGTGGGCTTACCCTCCCTTAGTGGCCTTGGCATGGTTGTGTTGCCAAATGTCCCAATCCATGGTTATGTGTACTCAATGTGAATGACTAAGATAAATATTCAATTGATCAGTTGCCCTTGATGATAGCTTCAAATATTAGTTTGTTTATAATTTCCAGGAAACTATAAGTAAAACTCATCAAGTTTATATATGTCAAACAAGAAATTGATCCAGATGTCATTGGGGAATACTCACCTGTTCTTGATTGTCATTGGCAGGAAATCTTAAGAATAAAGGCAGAGCATCCTGATGATGAGAAAGCAATTTCCAATGATAGGGTAAAGGGGCAATTGAAAGTCACTAGAGCATTTGGTGCTGGTTTCTTGAAGAAGGTTGGTTGAGCTAGCATTTTTTACtgttattttcttcttctttttttcagcTCTTGCTTTCTGTCATTTGAGAATGAATAACTagtaaaatgataaaagaatAGAAATTATGATGGTTCTGTGTAAAATACATACAACCTGACATAATTTCTTGATTGTTCTTTTGCTTCTTGCTCTATTCTTGATTTATTTCGTCGGCTAGGTAACCTGTTGTACTATCTATTATTTGGTCACAACAAGAATTTCTTTCAGTATTTTAAGTATTAGCAAGGTCAATGAAGTTGATATTTATCTGGGTAAAATTTTCTACTGGATGCATAAAATCGATTGTCCTATAAGTTGTGGTTCTCAAGATGTAAGATTTCACAGGAATTTAAGAGAGCAGGTAACTGATTGGTTTATGTCAGATAGATAGGATACATGGtgaaaaatatatgaattttggATAAGAATTTCTTTTCAGATGTTGCACTGAAGGGCATATCTATAGGAATTCGGATAGGAAGTCTTGTTTGTGCttctgtctgcaatttgatGATTGGCATATCCACTTGAAGTCTGATACAGTGGTACCATTTCATTTCAGATATTTGTATATGTTGACACATGGAAGCAAATGCACACAACTGTTGCTATGCCTACATTGTACTATTTAAACTTTCAGCAAATATGGGCAAGTTTAGTGTGCTTCATTGTGTTCAATCAAATTGGAATTCTTGCTTACAGGATCGTTCCATCAATAGTTTATACTtgcctctctttctcttccttcttAAATAACCTTTAGTGATCTCTAGCAATCCTCTCCTGGCAGTTTGACATTCAAATCAGAAGCTTGTTACTGGGCTTGATGAATGAAATTGTAAATAACTTTAATCACtgtattatttatcttacacGAGGAGATGCTTAAGCAGTGTGCTTGAAAACTAGGCCTGAAAGTTTTATGATGTCAGTTAGTAATGAGCACTCACTTTTAGTAGTTTCCTTGTAGAGCATTTCGAGACTACAACTTTATAGTGAAGTAAAACATGAGGTCAAGTTGGAGAGTGACATTAACCTTTCGTCATTTGCTGCAGACCATGTTAACAAAAACCTATCTGCCTTATTTGTTGTCTTTCTATGCtatttcattgattttgaaatgattGATTCTTTGTTGATTTCACTTTTTGGATGCAGCCAACTTGTAATGAGGCTCTGCTAGAGATGTTTCAAATTGATTATGTGGGAGATGCTCCTTATGTTAGCTGCATCCCCTCTGTTGTTCATCATCGGCTCTCCCCTAGTGACCGATTCTTGGTACTATCATCTGATGGACTTTACCAGTATTTTAGCAGTGAGGAAGTTGTTGCTCATGTCACTTGGTTCATGGAAAACGTCCCTGAAGGTGATCCTGCACAGTACCTTGTTGCAGAGCTTCTATTCCGTGCTGCCAAAAAGAATGGTAAGATTATTGAATATactgttttttattttgttttatgtagTTAAGGTTCTATTCTTGTGATTAGATGTAGCTGCTTAATAGATGTGGTTTTCTTTGGAAAAAACAACTGCAACATAGAATTTGGTCATTCTTCTTGACTTTGAGCATTCAACTCAATGCTTTTTTCTTCCTACTGCAAAAGGAATGGATTTAGATTTCATCCAGCTATACTGCAATCTATGGAAAACCATGACTTAATTTGAACTTCTGTGTTGCACATTGTACTGAATGggattttgttcatttttgcAGGAATGGATTTTCACGAATTGCTGGACATACCTCATGGAGATCGGCGTAAATATCATGATGATGTTTCTGTTATGGTTGTTTCATTGGAGGGAAGGATTTGGAGATCTTCtggatgatttttttttctttttttttcccctcttTTTGTCATATTTGCATATTGCCTCAACAGTGTAATCTTTTCAAGTAGGGGGTAAATCATTTATGCATTTCAGAAATGAATGAGAATCCTAGTGTCGGCGTATCCCTCTCTCTTCAGTAGAAGTTTCTCAGTCTCGTGCCCgcattttcttactttttttgtTGGCTTAATGGCTACACTACCTGATAAGGTAGCTCTCCTTTTGCTttgcccttttttttattcctttggCTAAATAAGGTTGCTCTTACCATAACAAGATCCGAACAACCCATATCTTTGGTATGACCGCCTAAGAGATTTACTACTTTAGCTAATTGTACTACCTTTCATGCCCTTTTTCAGCACTTTCTTCATGAAGACTGTTTAGATTGAACTTTGAAGGATAATTTAGTTTATGGTGATTGAAGGCTGCCTATCATAATTGGTTTAACTTGGTTTCTTCTTGCGGAGGAGTTGATTCGTGCTGAAAGTTTCAGTTTACTTCTTCTGGGTCTAAACTAAAATTTGAAAGCATACAATAACTCGTTTTGTCCGGGAGATCAATGGTGAATTGTGTTGCCTTGGCTTACGTAGATCTCTTCCTTCTCAGTagctctcttttccttcacCAAAACTATTACTTAAACAATATCGATGGAGAAAGTCTTACTTCCGGGTTAATTTGAGGACCACAAAAATGCATGCTTCCACCTTTTACAAGCTTTTTCTGGTAGCCAGGCTTAGGCTTTCATGGTACAGTAGATCCACGAAAGACACTTGGTAACTGCAGGTTTACCTAATGAGCCACTGCACTATGGTAATTCTTATTAACTATACCTGTTtaggaaacaaaagaaaatactttacaatatttcatttttttgagttttccAGACTATCATATTGTCCAAATACGTGAAAAATCGGCAGTGGCACATCGACATCAGTTTCTGCCATTAATTTTCGAGGTGCCAGAAGcatttttcttcacttttcaTTAAAGCCAAGTATTGCAGCGAACTTTATCTAAAGCTTACACTTACAGGAACCGGAACTAAAATgaactatatatattatatgcaTGAGCTATCCGCTAATGATCCTGTAAAGCTGTAATGAAGCTACCAGACAGGACAATTCAACCACTGCAACAACAGCTGGTAAACCAACCCATTTAAATTTATCCACAGTAAATATTTTTCACGGTTGTTTTGCCAAGAATCAAGGTTTATGCTTGTTTGTCGTTGAACGAGGATGTTAGACAATAAAAACCAAAGTTGGAGACACACAAAAAATGGAAAGCGAAAGTGTTAGTAGCCCCGTCCCATCCCATCCCAAAGGGCCCGATCATCGTACTGAAGGGAATCGCTTTCTTCGTGGTAGGTACTGGCTGGcgtgatgcaaaatgtcttGCTCTTCTCTCCACTCCCCTCTTTTGATTTCCCAAAAGCCAGAAAACATTATCCCTGCAAAACTCCCCACCAAACTATTGATTATCTGTTCTTCTTTCCCCTTCAACTTCTCATAATTTAACGCCTTTTTCTGCTCTTTAAGTTAGTATCACGTTTGATCATTCATGATGTGGCTCCCAAGGTCCAatcattcttttttctctttattcgtgcattaaaatcttttagctTCCTTCTTCCTTACATGTTGTCCCCTCGAAAAGCCCAGAATGCTATGGGGTCAAAGATGGTAACaatttgctttgtttttaaGTTGAAGGCCTGTTTCCAAACTTTAAGGTCACATCTACACCACCCATTCCATAgccatttttctctctctatataaAGTAGACGAACCCTTTCTCTTCCAACaatcaaaacaaaagcttTTCTCAGCTTTTTGTCTAATCCATTATTCTCCCCTTTTGCTTCTCTTGATTGTTATCTTCATGGCTGCAGTCAAGGTTTTGGCATATGTCTTCGTCTTTATTGCCCTGTTCGGCGTGGTTGCATCTGATCCTGACCTTCTCCAGGATCTCTGCGTAGCTAACAAAGCAGCAGGTACAAAAACCTTAATCGCAACACCTacctttcttgttttttcctcACGAACAGGGCAATATTTGTCCAACATATATCAAtctgatgttatatgtgcttGTAGGAATAAAGGTGAATGGATTTCCATGCAAGGACGAAGCAAATGTAACCGAAGCTGATTTTTTCTTTAGCGGTCTAGCCAATCCAGCAGTAATCAATAATTCTGTCGGATCAGTTGTAACATTAGCCAATGTTGACAAAATTCCAGGgcttaacacccttggcgtgTCACTTGCCCGCATCGACTATGAAGCTGGTGGCCTCAACCCACCCCACACTCACCCACGTGCCACTGAAATCATCTTTGTTCTTGATGGTGAATTGGATGCAGGATTCATCACTACAGCAAACAAGTTGATCTCCAAATCCCTCAAGAAAGGCGACATTTTTGTCTTCCCCAAGGGTCTCGTTCATTTCCAGAAGAACAATGGTGACAAGTCAGCTTCCGTGATCGCAGGATTCAACAGCCAACTGCCCGGAACTCAATCTATCGCCGCCACATTGTTTACCTCGACACCCCCGGTGCCAGACAATGTCTTGACCAAGGCCTTCCAAATTGGCACCAAGGAAgtcaacaaaatcaaaaccaagCTTGCCCCCAAGAAAAGTTAAGAAGAGCCCCTCGAGTTTGAGGAGAAAATCCAGCAAATCCTGGCTCTCCAAACCTAATTGAGAGTACTATTTTGTATTAATTCtatattcatttttcaaacttgaaagaaaatctatgggttataataataatttgagTTGGGTGTAGCTGGATATTCGTAATTAACagtattttcttattttagaATTGAATAATGTAATTTAAACGGAAAATATTGTTTGTAAcatgtcctttttttttatcatttatattaaaacatttGAAATGTTTTTTTAAGTGAGAATATCATTATGATCTAATCATTCTAGAGAAGCAAACCTCCAATATATTATTCATCAACGATCTCTTAGTTTCAATTGAAGGGttatcataaattaaacaactctcttttagagaaaaatatttttttctcatattgTCCCTTACCACATTTCTTTACCGAGAAATATAAAATACTTTCACCTCCCATTATTATTGTAATAGCTTTTTAACTACTTAAATTAAATCCGAATCCGCACACAGATAGATTGTAATTGAAGTAATGACTAGTCCCACCATTTTATTGTCAACTTGCGATCATATTTTTCTATAACCCAAATCCTATGCTATCTTGGGTCCACGATAGACCCCCACAATTCAACTCGATATGTTTGAGAACTTATCCAATGTCACCGCATAAGCTCTTCGTCAATTTCCGTTGGAATCCCGAATAATTCTCCGTAGCCGTCGTATCTAGAGTGCATCAATATGCACCATGATCGTTCACTCTAAATCCCCCTACAGGTGGAGGCTTCCAACCAATGAGGACCTCCTCTCTTATGGTTATCGAATCGCTAATGCTATTTGGCAGAGAGAAAACGGTGTGAATCGAAAACTATCATACTGATCACATCTAGCTGTCCTTCAATGGGAACCGTCTTCCTCAAAAGTAAAAGAGTTACATCGTTTTCATAAGTACCAACAGGCTGTACCCAAAGTGATAGACCAGCGactgtatatatatatatttaatacatTTAGGTTTGCTTATGCTTTCACTCGAATATGAAAGATGTTGAATGATTTCGTATTTTGGGATATTTCCAAATTAGCTTCTAGAACAACAACTGTTGCCTCATGTGAGTGCCATTGGGCCCCTAGAACAGGCCCAATAAACAAAACGATGCGTTTGGGCCGGGATTGAAACGCGTCGAAACGTGGCGTTTTGATTTTACCCTATGGCTGTGTGATGTTGTTTGTTAGAGCGCGGTGAGTGGTGAGGTGGGGAAGGAGGGGAAGTAAGTTGAATCGAACGGAATTCAATTGGTATTCCCGAGTTTTCTGTTTTACAGGAATTTTGGAGGAGAAAATTGGAAgataattataattgaaatgcagaagaagaagaatttcAGAAAAAGAAGCATCCAAGAAGACGAAGGAGATGATCCCGCCCCCAAATCAGACGACGAAGAAGACCGAAggtaaatcttttaattaggGTTTTtcgtttcctttctttttcccactttttgttttgataatttaagttggaaatgtatacatatatatatatataataaaataaatcagctaataaaaaatcattgaGTGTATAGATTGGCGTTAGAGGAAGTGAAATTCCTGCAGAAGCAGAGGGAGAGGAAATCAGGAATCCCTGCAATTCCTACGGTGCAAACCGGAGGCGTCGTCGCTAAAGTTACCGAAAAGGGCGAAGCTGATGGAGAAAAGGAGGAGCTTGTTCTTCAAGACACCTTCGCTCAAGAAACCGCCGTCATGGTTGAGGATCCAAACATGTATgcattttacctttttttttttcttataagaaataatttgttttttttttctaaaaaaaggagggttattttttatttattgattaatttttgtcTCTAATTGTTTTGTAAACTTAGGGTAAAATATGTAGAGCAAGAATTAGCGAAGAAAAGGGGGAGGAACATGGATACAAAAAACGAAGTTGAGAATGATTTAACGCGAGCAGAAGAtgaattgtataaaattcCCGAGCATCTTAAAGTGAGTTTGAATTTCCTTATATAATGCCGATCATATTGCTAAGATTTTGATTTGCTGCTTATTCGTAAATGTCATTGGCAAACAAATTTGCTTGTTGTTTGTTATGAAGatttgcatttgaattttCGTTGGTTAAAAGAAGATTGCTTTTGGAGTTTCGGGTTATAGTTTTTTGCGCCTAGTTTTAATCGACCCCTTAGTTTTAAGCATTccactttctttctctcataTGAATAATGCTAcctctttattttgtttaaacaTGTTTTGTAAGTTCTTGCCTATTCCTTGCAGGTGAAGAGACGAAATTCAGAAGAAAGTTCGACACAGTGGACTACTGGGATTGCTGAAGTGCAGCTGCCTATTGAGTATGCCTTTTACTAACCTTTCATTTCAAGGAGTGTTTGTGCTTCCttaattttcttccttttagGGAAGATCTAGCTTCTAGGTCAGACCATGTTAAGCTGCTATGCTTTTGATGCTAAGCAGGCTTGTTATAATGTCTTTAGACCCGCTAAATGATGGCCAAAGTGTGTAACACTGTCTTTGTAATAGATGAATAGATGATGTATGCTGATTTCTTTGCTTTCAGATACAAGTTAAGAAATATAGAGGAAACAGAGGCTGCCAAAAAGCTGCTACAAGAAAAGCGGCTCATGGGAC
Protein-coding sequences here:
- the LOC18613834 gene encoding protein phosphatase 2C 32, which encodes MGNGTSRVVGCFVPFNGKSGVDLDFLEPLDEGLGHSFCYVRPTIFDSPAITPSNSERFTVDSSTLDSETLSGSFRHDAVEDPSGLQRQSKSFPETTFKTISGASVSANVSTARTGNQSAMFATDVQEPAASFESTSSFAAIPLQPVPRGSGPLNGFMSGPLERGFASGPLDRGGGFMSGPIEKGVMSGPLDATDKSNFSAPLARGRRRPRFQRFMRSVSGPMKRTFSKHSMGSGWMQRFFLHPVTQLAWQVKEPKFRSEHSRNCLEGGPSEGEYGNSRNLQWAHGKAGEDRVHVVLSEEQGWLFIGIYDGFSGPDAPDFLMSHLYKAIDKELEGLLWDYDDKSGIDLLKSEISKSGNPDTGLECSKEDQSNFCSDQELSSSIGEFLNRENSKGQSSNNEIVEENDDVRGKVEQNLSDCRNSNLRVESESVPHANLAGQGRKSMRLYELLQMEPWDGQGSLSISQMDRQGKGSCDCQPISDTLDCSSSNSKDDSSNIRGEDPTTSGEDGGVGLDFDNQSAAAAASMSGQRQSTRKSLIGSKIRKIYRKQKSLRKKLFPWSYDWHREEICVDEGIVESSGPIRRCKSGVVDHDAVLRAMARALESTEEAYMEMVEKALDINPELALMGSCVLVMLMKDQDVYVMNLGDSCAILAQERPNDRHPNPNFARDDLRHRNRSRESLVRMELDRISEESPMHNQHGQVSIINKNRDISICRLKMKAVQLSTDHSTSIEEEILRIKAEHPDDEKAISNDRVKGQLKVTRAFGAGFLKKPTCNEALLEMFQIDYVGDAPYVSCIPSVVHHRLSPSDRFLVLSSDGLYQYFSSEEVVAHVTWFMENVPEGDPAQYLVAELLFRAAKKNGMDFHELLDIPHGDRRKYHDDVSVMVVSLEGRIWRSSG
- the LOC18613835 gene encoding germin-like protein subfamily 2 member 4 gives rise to the protein MAAVKVLAYVFVFIALFGVVASDPDLLQDLCVANKAAGIKVNGFPCKDEANVTEADFFFSGLANPAVINNSVGSVVTLANVDKIPGLNTLGVSLARIDYEAGGLNPPHTHPRATEIIFVLDGELDAGFITTANKLISKSLKKGDIFVFPKGLVHFQKNNGDKSASVIAGFNSQLPGTQSIAATLFTSTPPVPDNVLTKAFQIGTKEVNKIKTKLAPKKS
- the LOC18613836 gene encoding uncharacterized protein C9orf78, whose amino-acid sequence is MQKKKNFRKRSIQEDEGDDPAPKSDDEEDRRLALEEVKFLQKQRERKSGIPAIPTVQTGGVVAKVTEKGEADGEKEELVLQDTFAQETAVMVEDPNMVKYVEQELAKKRGRNMDTKNEVENDLTRAEDELYKIPEHLKVKRRNSEESSTQWTTGIAEVQLPIEYKLRNIEETEAAKKLLQEKRLMGRAKSEVSIPSSFSADYFQRGRDYAEKLRREHPELYKDRGSQDESSGSRPTDTSTDAAGSRQAATDEFMLERFRKRERQRVMRR